The Pyxidicoccus sp. MSG2 DNA segment AGGACGACACGGTGCTGGGGGTGGTGCCCTTCCTCGGCGTGCACCGGCTCATCATCTCGGACCGCACGGCGTCGGCCACCTACGGCGGACTGGCGTTCGCGGGCCACTTCGAATTGGGCGACGGAGAGTTCATCGAGCTCACCGCCGGCGCCGGCCGCGTGGACATGCGCGGAGTGGAACCCTGGTGGGCGCCCATCTTCGGCATCCGTGGCGGCCCCTGAGTCCGAGGACAACGTCGACTGCCGCATGGTTGCCGGGCCGGCGCGTTGACGCTCTCGCGAACGGGGGCGCACAGTCAGCCACGCCATGAGCATGAATACCCCTTCGTATCAGGCGTGGCTGGAGTCCTTCGCCGCCGAGCACGGCGCCTCCGCGGGCACCATCCACGTGCAGCGCGGAGCGGACCTGGAGTTGGTGGCGGCCCTCAACATCCCACCGCCCGTGCTGAATGCCGTCCGCCACGTGCCGCACGGCAAGGGCATGGCCGGGCTGGCACAGGTGCGCAGGGCGCCGGTGCAGACGTGCAACCTGAAGGAGGACGACACCGGCCGCATCAAGCCGGGCGCGAAGGCCGTGGATGCGCGCGCGGCGGTGGCGCTGCCCGTGCTGGACGACACGGGACAGGTGCGCGCGGTGGTGGGCATCGCCTTCATGGCGGAGGGAGAGCTTCCCGCCGAGCGCGAGCAGTCGTTGATGTCCGCAGCGGCCCGGCTCCCCCTCGGGGATGCATGAGCCCGCACGGCGGCTGACGCCCCCGGAGACACAGCGAGCACGCGCCGTGGCGGGCTGGGTGGCCTTCTGCGCGCTGCTGCTGGCACTCGTGCTGGTGCCCTTCGCCCTCTTCGGCGCCGACGTGGACGCGGTGGCCGAGCGGTTCCTCTCCGCGCGCCCTCCGGCGTGGCAGGTGTCACTGGTGCTGGGGGGCCTCCTGGCCGGAGACATCCTCCTGCCCGTTCCCTCCAGCCTCGTGAGCACCGCGGCCGGAGGACTGCTGGGCTTCTGGGGCGGACTGGCCACCAACTGGTTGGGGATGATGGTGGCCTGCGTGCTGGGCTACGGACTGGGCGCGCGAGCCGGGCGGTCGGCGCTGCGGCGCATGGCGGGCGACGCGGAGGTGGAGCGGCTGGCACGCGCCTCCGAGCGACTGGGCCCCTGGTTCCTGCTGGTGTTCCGC contains these protein-coding regions:
- a CDS encoding GAF domain-containing protein; this translates as MSMNTPSYQAWLESFAAEHGASAGTIHVQRGADLELVAALNIPPPVLNAVRHVPHGKGMAGLAQVRRAPVQTCNLKEDDTGRIKPGAKAVDARAAVALPVLDDTGQVRAVVGIAFMAEGELPAEREQSLMSAAARLPLGDA
- a CDS encoding VTT domain-containing protein, giving the protein MHEPARRLTPPETQRARAVAGWVAFCALLLALVLVPFALFGADVDAVAERFLSARPPAWQVSLVLGGLLAGDILLPVPSSLVSTAAGGLLGFWGGLATNWLGMMVACVLGYGLGARAGRSALRRMAGDAEVERLARASERLGPWFLLVFRAVPVLAEASVVFAGTSHMSRRSFFTVCALSNLGVSATYAALGAAAARLESFLVLFAGMVLVPGLALAWVRRRSRVPATSR